Proteins from a single region of Chryseobacterium sp. W4I1:
- a CDS encoding GreA/GreB family elongation factor, whose protein sequence is MSNQIIVTTGIYDAIKDTLRRKKVSMAEEKRLTEELRKAKQVLRRNLPADVVTVDRKVTIKDHTQNFEHEYIFVASVKAKPAKNKHSILSDIALATVGYRVGDIIEWPFKDGERKIEILKVESCHG, encoded by the coding sequence ATGTCCAATCAAATTATTGTAACCACCGGAATTTATGATGCTATAAAAGATACGCTCAGAAGGAAAAAAGTAAGTATGGCTGAGGAGAAAAGGCTGACTGAAGAATTAAGAAAGGCCAAACAGGTTTTAAGAAGAAATCTGCCGGCTGATGTAGTAACGGTTGACCGAAAAGTAACGATTAAAGACCATACTCAGAATTTTGAACATGAATATATTTTTGTTGCTTCTGTAAAAGCTAAACCTGCTAAAAATAAACATTCCATATTATCAGATATTGCTTTGGCAACTGTCGGATATAGAGTGGGAGATATCATCGAATGGCCTTTCAAAGATGGAGAAAGGAAAATTGAGATTTTAAAAGTAGAATCTTGTCACGGGTAA
- the arfB gene encoding alternative ribosome rescue aminoacyl-tRNA hydrolase ArfB: MKDFSKELSFKTSRSSGAGGQNVNKVETAVTVLWPVAESEFFNDYQKKLIQSKLKNRINAEGYMFLTVSESRTQLMNKNKAIEKITELVNKALIVPKKRVATKPSKGQKQKRLDTKKKISEKKDNRKFKF; encoded by the coding sequence ATGAAAGACTTCTCAAAAGAACTCAGCTTTAAAACTTCCCGCAGCAGCGGAGCAGGAGGACAGAATGTGAATAAAGTGGAAACTGCTGTGACTGTTCTGTGGCCTGTCGCTGAATCCGAATTCTTTAACGATTACCAAAAAAAGCTTATCCAAAGTAAATTAAAAAACAGGATCAATGCTGAAGGATATATGTTTCTTACTGTTTCCGAAAGCAGAACCCAGCTTATGAACAAAAATAAGGCGATTGAAAAAATTACTGAACTCGTCAATAAAGCTTTAATTGTTCCCAAGAAAAGAGTAGCGACCAAGCCTTCAAAAGGGCAGAAGCAAAAGCGTTTGGATACCAAAAAGAAAATTTCTGAGAAAAAAGATAATAGGAAGTTTAAATTTTAA
- a CDS encoding AMP-binding protein: MVIDFNNLNINNLSFQTDFEQKTKKFLEEWFSDGNTVKVQTSGSTGVPKVFEIEKNKMVNSAVMTCNFLGLKEGNKALLCLPVEYISGKMMVVRSIQRKLKLIVAEPSLKPVEDLNEEIDFCAMTPLQVENSLDKLYLIKNLIIGGAAVSENLKSKIFNIKRLSHSSNRIFETYGMSETLSHIALKQIMPEPEDYFTAFENVTISTDDRGCLKIFAPNVNAEVLQTNDLVEIRNENQFKFLGRLDNVINSGGAKIFPETLEALVKKEIPNEAVFVGIKDESLGQKLILIIEGEKSAELVKKILEIPFEKKLHKPKDIIFIEKIPRTPNGKVNRNELQRILDKSL, encoded by the coding sequence ATGGTGATAGACTTCAATAATCTCAATATTAATAATTTATCCTTTCAAACAGATTTTGAACAAAAAACAAAAAAGTTTTTAGAGGAATGGTTTTCTGATGGAAATACCGTAAAAGTACAAACTTCAGGTTCCACCGGTGTTCCAAAAGTTTTTGAAATTGAAAAAAATAAAATGGTCAATTCTGCGGTAATGACCTGCAATTTTTTAGGATTGAAAGAAGGGAACAAAGCATTGCTGTGTCTTCCGGTAGAATATATTTCGGGGAAAATGATGGTTGTCCGTTCTATTCAAAGAAAGTTGAAGCTGATTGTTGCAGAACCGTCCTTAAAACCAGTTGAAGATTTAAATGAAGAAATTGATTTTTGTGCAATGACTCCGCTTCAGGTAGAAAACTCACTGGATAAGTTATATTTAATCAAAAATTTAATTATCGGTGGAGCTGCTGTTTCTGAAAATCTAAAATCTAAAATATTTAATATAAAGCGCCTATCTCATTCCTCAAACCGTATTTTTGAAACCTACGGGATGTCTGAAACACTTTCCCACATTGCTTTAAAACAGATTATGCCGGAACCGGAAGATTATTTCACTGCATTTGAAAATGTAACGATTAGTACAGATGACAGAGGCTGTCTGAAAATATTTGCTCCCAATGTAAATGCTGAGGTACTGCAGACTAATGATTTAGTTGAAATTAGAAATGAAAATCAATTTAAATTTCTGGGACGTTTAGATAATGTCATTAATTCCGGTGGGGCAAAAATATTTCCTGAAACGCTCGAAGCTTTAGTCAAAAAAGAAATTCCAAATGAAGCCGTATTTGTTGGAATTAAAGATGAAAGCTTAGGACAAAAGCTTATTCTGATTATAGAAGGTGAAAAGTCTGCAGAACTGGTAAAGAAAATCTTGGAGATACCTTTTGAAAAAAAATTACACAAACCAAAAGATATTATTTTCATTGAAAAAATTCCAAGAACCCCAAACGGTAAGGTAAACCGAAATGAACTTCAAAGAATATTAGACAAAAGCTTATAA